In the genome of Saccharomonospora viridis DSM 43017, one region contains:
- a CDS encoding D-sedoheptulose-7-phosphate isomerase, which yields MIEEHFRALSEALRRMRTAAPTIESWAEHLAGVLTGGGRLLACGNGGSAAEAQHLTGELVGKFRHDRQPLSAIALHADTSTTTAIANDYGEHELYARQVRAHGRPGDVLVALSTSGRSQNVVTAAKVAHEQGMVTWALTGPEPNPLTSLCTDAIAVDADHVATVQEVHLVVVHALCAQLDRILGVPA from the coding sequence GTGATCGAAGAGCATTTCCGAGCACTGAGCGAGGCCCTGCGTCGAATGCGCACCGCGGCGCCGACGATCGAATCGTGGGCTGAACACCTCGCCGGTGTGCTCACCGGTGGCGGCCGGTTACTGGCCTGCGGCAACGGCGGGAGCGCGGCCGAGGCGCAACATCTCACCGGCGAGCTGGTGGGCAAGTTCCGCCACGATCGGCAGCCGCTGTCGGCCATCGCCCTGCACGCCGACACCTCGACGACCACGGCGATCGCCAACGACTACGGCGAGCACGAGCTGTACGCGCGGCAGGTACGGGCGCACGGCCGTCCCGGTGACGTACTCGTGGCGTTGTCCACGAGCGGTCGGAGTCAGAACGTGGTGACCGCCGCGAAGGTGGCCCACGAACAGGGAATGGTGACATGGGCGTTGACCGGCCCCGAACCCAATCCGCTGACGTCGTTGTGCACCGACGCCATCGCCGTGGACGCCGACCACGTGGCCACCGTGCAGGAGGTGCATCTGGTCGTCGTGCACGCGTTGTGCGCACAACTCGACCGCATTCTGGGAGTGCCCGCGTGA
- a CDS encoding UDP-glucuronic acid decarboxylase family protein has protein sequence MVARGEREHVLVVGGAGFIGSHVCQRLLRSGHRVTCVDSLVTGSVTNVASLLDDARFRFVELDVTLPLPRWPDLGTPDSVLNLASPASPKDYQRLPIETLRTGSRGTEHTLELAVRHGARFVLTSTSEVYGDPLEHPQRETYWGNVNPIGPRSVYDEAKRYAEALTMAYHRELGADVAIARVFNTYGPRMRTDDGRMIPNFITQALSGAPLTVAGSGTQTRSVCYVDDTVTGLLALWRSGLTGPVNIGNPHELTVGQVAEEIRRITRTTSPVISIPGAVDDPRRRCPDITVARTQLGWSPEVGLHEGLRRTIAWFAASTEPVSHTSRTS, from the coding sequence ATGGTCGCTCGGGGTGAACGCGAACACGTATTGGTGGTCGGCGGCGCGGGATTCATCGGATCCCATGTCTGCCAACGTCTTCTGCGTTCCGGACACCGAGTGACCTGTGTGGACAGTCTGGTGACCGGGAGCGTCACCAACGTGGCATCCCTGCTGGACGACGCACGATTCCGATTCGTCGAACTCGACGTCACCCTTCCGCTTCCACGATGGCCCGATCTGGGAACACCCGATTCCGTGCTGAACCTGGCCTCGCCCGCCTCACCGAAGGACTACCAACGGCTGCCGATCGAGACCCTGCGCACGGGCTCGCGGGGGACGGAGCACACATTGGAACTGGCCGTCCGGCACGGGGCGCGATTCGTGTTGACGTCGACGAGCGAGGTGTACGGCGATCCGCTGGAACATCCGCAACGGGAGACGTACTGGGGCAACGTCAACCCGATCGGACCACGCAGCGTGTACGACGAGGCCAAGCGTTACGCCGAAGCACTCACCATGGCCTACCACCGGGAACTCGGCGCGGACGTGGCCATCGCGCGCGTGTTCAACACCTACGGTCCGCGCATGCGCACCGACGACGGGCGCATGATCCCGAACTTCATCACCCAGGCGCTGTCGGGGGCACCGCTCACCGTGGCGGGTTCCGGGACGCAGACCCGTTCGGTGTGCTACGTCGACGACACGGTGACCGGGCTGCTCGCGTTGTGGCGCAGTGGGCTCACCGGACCCGTGAACATCGGCAACCCCCACGAGCTGACGGTGGGACAGGTGGCCGAGGAGATCCGGAGGATCACGCGGACGACCTCGCCGGTGATCTCGATCCCCGGTGCGGTCGACGACCCTCGACGGCGTTGCCCCGACATCACCGTCGCCCGCACCCAGCTGGGCTGGAGCCCCGAGGTCGGTCTCCACGAAGGACTGCGACGCACCATCGCCTGGTTCGCCGCGTCCACCGAGCCGGTGTCGCACACGTCCCGGACTTCGTAG
- a CDS encoding polysaccharide pyruvyl transferase family protein, giving the protein MRVLVTGWPSFLHGEATAGDVLSMRRVSDALDSAGIAVDIAWSPVLYPDALHLDSADPAHYTHVVFTCGPVYGEQVEWLHRRYAACRRIAVGVSVLDPHNAAAAGFHRILARDGLGEPQPDLSYGAHTDSVPVAAIMLAPGQHEYGGRRRHEQVHKTLLNWITDVDCARVGLDTRLDSADWRHCASPDQFSSLVARFDIVVTTRMHGLVLALRAGVPALAVDPVAGGGKVTAQARALGWPAVIPAEEVCPETLDRWWSWCLPEPSRQCVRTSSGGRGTLVAELVGEVLR; this is encoded by the coding sequence ATGCGCGTGCTGGTGACCGGATGGCCGAGTTTCCTCCATGGGGAGGCGACCGCCGGTGACGTGTTGAGCATGCGCCGCGTCAGCGACGCGCTCGACAGCGCCGGGATCGCCGTGGACATCGCATGGAGTCCGGTGCTGTATCCCGATGCGCTCCATCTCGACAGCGCCGACCCGGCGCACTACACCCATGTGGTCTTCACGTGCGGGCCCGTGTACGGCGAGCAGGTGGAGTGGCTGCATCGGCGTTACGCCGCCTGTCGTCGGATCGCGGTCGGCGTGTCGGTACTCGATCCGCACAACGCCGCAGCCGCGGGATTCCACCGCATCCTCGCCCGGGACGGGTTGGGCGAACCGCAACCCGATCTGTCGTACGGCGCGCACACCGACTCGGTCCCGGTCGCCGCGATCATGCTCGCGCCCGGACAACACGAGTACGGCGGTCGCCGCAGACACGAGCAGGTGCACAAGACCCTGCTGAACTGGATCACGGACGTCGACTGCGCCCGGGTCGGACTGGACACCCGGCTCGACTCGGCGGATTGGCGACACTGTGCCTCGCCCGACCAGTTCTCCTCCCTGGTGGCTCGCTTCGACATCGTGGTGACCACCCGCATGCACGGACTGGTGCTTGCCTTACGGGCCGGGGTGCCCGCGTTGGCGGTGGACCCGGTCGCGGGAGGCGGCAAGGTGACGGCACAGGCGCGGGCTTTGGGGTGGCCCGCCGTGATCCCCGCAGAGGAGGTCTGTCCGGAAACACTCGACCGCTGGTGGAGTTGGTGCCTACCCGAGCCGTCCCGGCAGTGCGTGCGGACGTCCTCGGGAGGTCGGGGAACGCTCGTCGCCGAGCTTGTGGGTGAGGTGTTGCGATGA
- the rfaE2 gene encoding D-glycero-beta-D-manno-heptose 1-phosphate adenylyltransferase: MRPLVVLGDALLDVDVEGSATRLCPEAPVPVVDVEGEWVRPGGAGLAAMLLATRTTPDVVLVTALGADTTGRRLASLLARDVEVLRLPLDGETPRKTRVRASGQSLTRLDTGRGRAAEAPLPARVRHAVDGAGAVLVSDYGRGVTAHPELRRLLTELTTHVPVVWDPHPLGPPPVPGATLVTPNEREALAVAEGCVDVADAAEAVRRGWGCRATAVTLGAEGAVLATPDSAEPIPVPVPDGAFLGAQQLDTCGAGDRFASAAVAALAEGADVTDAVVTAVDTASRFVAAGGASALSVHYADRRDGPEGTHFPGRSAFEFGEHVRRRGDRLVATGGCFDLLHAGHVSLLKQARALGDALVVCVNSDESVRRLKGPGRPVVPAADRARLLAELSCVDSVVVFEESTPSAVLERLRPDVWVKGGDYADDELPEAEVVRRHGGEVVLVPTLDGYSTTRLLQEALRRPRATVHDGRGWAPGTIGSKEAR, encoded by the coding sequence GTGAGGCCCCTCGTGGTGCTCGGCGATGCCCTGCTCGACGTGGACGTCGAGGGCAGTGCCACGCGCCTGTGCCCGGAGGCGCCCGTGCCCGTGGTGGACGTCGAGGGGGAATGGGTGCGCCCCGGCGGGGCGGGACTCGCGGCGATGTTGCTGGCCACCCGAACCACCCCGGACGTGGTGCTCGTGACGGCGCTGGGCGCCGACACCACCGGACGTCGCCTCGCGTCGCTGCTGGCACGCGACGTGGAGGTGTTGCGGCTGCCGTTGGACGGCGAGACGCCGCGCAAGACCCGGGTGCGGGCCTCGGGACAGTCCCTCACACGGTTGGACACCGGGCGGGGCCGCGCGGCCGAGGCCCCACTACCCGCACGGGTACGGCACGCGGTCGACGGCGCCGGGGCGGTGCTGGTGTCCGACTACGGCCGTGGCGTGACCGCGCACCCCGAGCTGCGACGGCTGTTGACGGAGCTGACCACCCACGTCCCGGTGGTCTGGGACCCGCATCCACTCGGCCCACCCCCGGTTCCGGGAGCGACCTTGGTGACGCCGAACGAACGCGAGGCACTGGCCGTGGCCGAGGGGTGCGTGGACGTCGCCGACGCCGCCGAGGCCGTACGACGCGGCTGGGGGTGCCGTGCCACGGCGGTGACGCTGGGGGCGGAAGGCGCCGTGCTGGCCACTCCCGACTCGGCCGAACCCATCCCGGTGCCGGTGCCGGACGGCGCGTTCCTCGGCGCCCAGCAGCTCGACACCTGCGGTGCGGGCGACCGGTTCGCCAGCGCCGCCGTGGCCGCGTTGGCCGAGGGCGCCGATGTCACCGACGCCGTCGTCACGGCGGTGGACACGGCCTCCCGATTCGTCGCCGCGGGCGGTGCCTCGGCGCTGTCCGTGCACTACGCCGACCGCCGGGACGGCCCCGAGGGGACGCACTTTCCCGGAAGGTCGGCGTTCGAGTTCGGCGAGCACGTACGCAGACGCGGGGACCGCCTCGTCGCCACGGGTGGCTGTTTCGACCTGTTGCACGCCGGGCACGTGAGTCTGCTGAAACAAGCGAGGGCACTCGGTGACGCGCTCGTGGTGTGTGTCAACTCCGACGAGTCCGTGCGTCGACTGAAAGGCCCCGGACGTCCGGTGGTCCCCGCCGCCGACCGTGCCCGACTGCTGGCCGAACTGTCCTGTGTGGATTCGGTGGTGGTGTTCGAGGAGTCGACACCGTCGGCGGTGTTGGAACGGCTGCGACCCGACGTGTGGGTCAAAGGGGGCGACTACGCGGACGACGAGCTGCCCGAGGCCGAGGTGGTGCGCCGTCACGGCGGTGAGGTGGTGCTGGTACCGACCCTCGACGGCTACTCCACCACCCGGTTGTTGCAGGAGGCGCTTCGCCGACCGAGGGCGACGGTGCACGACGGACGAGGGTGGGCACCGGGAACGATCGGGAGCAAGGAGGCACGATGA
- a CDS encoding carbamoyltransferase has protein sequence MRILGINAVFHDPAAAIVVDGRIVAAAEEERFTRRKHGKSPVPFSTWELPERSAAWCLDAAGLDPSELDAVAYSYDPTLVDDTLEGVDAGGWEKLRTLYARRVPAFLRTLFPGLAPDVVRFVRHHVAHAASAALASPFDDCAVLTSDGRGEAESALLGEYRDGKFVELAHQKLPHSLGLTYEAATAHLGFQRSSDEYKVMALASYGTPRFLDELRELVFASGDGGFRTAPVPWDRFAPARRPDGELLPEHADLAASVQRVTEEVLLDLARWLHDRTGHTDLAMAGGTALNCVANTRLYAEGPFERIWVQPASGDAGTALGAALQLAADFGEAIEPMPGADLGREWHEDELRTWLDRARVPYERCADIAETVAEALADDAIVAWFQGRSEFGPRALGRRSLLAHPGRAENLERLNEVKGREQFRPVAPMVLAERAAELFDRGPIPSPYMLFVHDVKPQWRDRIPAVTHVDGTARIQTVDRHDDPLLADMLTAFERRTGLPTVVNTSLNTAGRPMVDDPRDALECFGSAPVDLLAIGPFAVRRKGWAP, from the coding sequence GTGCGGATACTCGGAATCAACGCCGTCTTCCACGATCCGGCGGCCGCGATCGTCGTGGACGGGCGGATCGTGGCCGCCGCCGAGGAAGAACGTTTCACCCGCCGCAAACACGGCAAGTCACCCGTTCCATTCTCGACGTGGGAACTGCCCGAGAGATCGGCGGCCTGGTGTCTGGACGCGGCCGGATTGGACCCGAGTGAACTCGACGCGGTGGCCTACTCCTACGACCCGACGTTGGTGGACGACACACTCGAAGGGGTCGACGCCGGCGGCTGGGAGAAACTGCGCACCCTGTACGCCCGGCGGGTCCCCGCGTTTCTGAGGACGCTCTTCCCCGGCCTTGCCCCGGACGTCGTCCGTTTCGTTCGACACCATGTCGCGCACGCGGCGTCGGCGGCGCTGGCCTCACCGTTCGACGACTGTGCGGTGCTCACCTCCGACGGTCGGGGTGAAGCCGAATCGGCCTTGCTCGGCGAGTATCGCGACGGCAAGTTCGTGGAGTTGGCGCACCAGAAGCTGCCCCATTCACTCGGTCTGACCTACGAGGCCGCGACGGCGCACCTGGGCTTCCAACGTTCCAGTGACGAGTACAAGGTGATGGCGCTCGCCTCCTACGGCACTCCCCGGTTCCTGGACGAGTTACGGGAGCTGGTCTTCGCCTCCGGTGACGGCGGTTTCCGGACCGCTCCCGTGCCCTGGGACCGTTTCGCCCCGGCCCGCCGTCCGGACGGGGAGCTGTTGCCGGAACACGCCGATCTGGCCGCGAGTGTCCAACGGGTCACCGAGGAGGTACTGCTCGACCTCGCCCGTTGGCTGCACGACCGTACCGGGCACACCGACCTCGCCATGGCGGGCGGCACGGCACTCAACTGTGTGGCGAACACCCGCCTGTACGCCGAAGGGCCGTTCGAACGGATCTGGGTGCAACCGGCCTCCGGTGACGCGGGTACGGCCCTGGGCGCCGCGTTGCAATTGGCCGCGGACTTCGGCGAGGCGATCGAACCCATGCCCGGCGCCGACCTCGGCCGCGAGTGGCACGAGGACGAACTGAGGACCTGGCTCGACCGCGCCCGGGTCCCCTACGAACGCTGCGCCGACATCGCCGAGACCGTGGCCGAGGCGTTGGCCGACGACGCGATCGTGGCGTGGTTCCAAGGCCGTTCGGAGTTCGGTCCGCGGGCGCTCGGTCGGCGTTCGTTGCTCGCCCATCCGGGCAGGGCGGAGAACCTGGAGCGGCTCAACGAGGTGAAGGGGCGGGAGCAGTTCCGTCCCGTGGCGCCGATGGTGCTCGCGGAGCGCGCCGCGGAACTGTTCGATCGTGGCCCGATCCCCAGTCCCTACATGCTGTTCGTCCACGACGTCAAACCACAGTGGAGAGACAGGATACCCGCTGTGACGCATGTGGACGGTACAGCGCGGATTCAGACCGTCGACCGTCACGACGATCCACTGCTGGCGGACATGCTCACGGCGTTCGAACGCAGGACGGGACTACCCACCGTGGTGAACACGAGCCTCAACACCGCCGGACGCCCGATGGTGGACGACCCGCGGGACGCGTTGGAGTGCTTCGGTTCCGCCCCCGTGGACCTGCTCGCCATAGGACCGTTCGCCGTCCGTCGAAAAGGATGGGCGCCATGA
- a CDS encoding glycosyltransferase family 2 protein — protein MRTTVVIATRNRVDDLARTLTRLRGLRPLPRIIVADNGSHDGTAERVRDEFPGVRVIRLPENVGMAARNLGVEAADTPYVAFCDDDSWWEQGALSQAETLFDAYPRLGLIAGTTLVGPEARRDPVCDLMAESPLGTAPDLPGPLILGFLACSAIVRRSAFLDAGGFNPLLHFGAEEKLLAYDLAARGWGLCYVERLRAYHHPSTNRPSAAWRRRIERRNNALITWMRRPVGDCVRAAGGLLRDPVAAAGALRRLPHALSARHTLPQHVERQIRELA, from the coding sequence ATGAGGACGACGGTCGTGATCGCTACGAGGAACCGGGTGGACGATCTCGCTCGCACGCTGACCCGACTACGGGGACTGCGACCGCTGCCCCGCATCATCGTGGCGGACAACGGTTCCCACGACGGCACGGCGGAGCGCGTGCGGGACGAGTTCCCCGGGGTGCGGGTGATCCGCCTGCCCGAGAACGTGGGGATGGCCGCGCGCAACCTCGGGGTGGAGGCCGCCGACACGCCGTACGTGGCGTTCTGCGATGACGATTCGTGGTGGGAGCAGGGGGCGCTGTCCCAGGCCGAGACGTTGTTCGACGCCTACCCCCGGCTGGGGCTCATCGCCGGGACCACGCTCGTCGGTCCGGAGGCACGGCGGGATCCCGTCTGCGACCTGATGGCCGAAAGCCCGTTGGGCACGGCCCCGGATCTGCCGGGGCCGCTGATCCTGGGCTTCCTCGCGTGTTCGGCGATAGTGCGCCGCAGCGCCTTCCTCGACGCGGGTGGGTTCAACCCGCTGCTGCACTTCGGCGCCGAGGAGAAACTGCTCGCCTACGACCTCGCCGCCAGGGGTTGGGGGCTGTGCTACGTCGAGCGGCTGCGGGCCTACCACCACCCCTCGACGAATCGGCCCTCCGCGGCGTGGCGGCGGAGGATCGAACGCCGTAACAACGCGCTCATCACGTGGATGCGTCGGCCGGTGGGGGACTGTGTGCGGGCCGCCGGTGGGCTGCTGCGGGACCCCGTCGCCGCGGCGGGGGCGCTTCGTCGACTGCCACACGCGTTGAGCGCGCGTCACACGCTGCCGCAACACGTCGAGCGGCAGATCCGGGAGCTGGCATGA
- a CDS encoding HAD-IIIA family hydrolase codes for MSDAVDNAVSYTVVVPTTGRDNLFTLLHTLAHGRGPAPTEVLVVDDRPTSHAPEPLPLPELGLPVRRLVSGGRGPAAARNVGWRAATTDWVAFLDDDVLPSQDWPARLVDDLVGLDADVAASVARLVVPLPGDRRPTDDERDTLALTEARWITADMAYRRHTLIEVGGFDERFPRAYREDADLALRVRRAGRRIVQGERVTTHPPKSGGFLASVRRQRGNADNALMRAKHGAGWRAEAGEGPGRLGRHALATVAGVSALVALAARASKAATLAGGLWVGLTTEFAVRRIVPGPRTLGEMARMLVTSAMIPPTACAHRLMGEWRVRRGRAVLFDRDDTLIEDVPYLSDPEKVRPMPKAAEAVALLREAGVPVGVVSNQSGIARGYITPEQLRAVTHRVDELLGPFQTWQLCPHGPDDGCPCRKPRPTMVLRAAEELGVDIRRCVVIGDIGSDVEAALTAGAKAILVPTPRTLPHEIELARRYAVVAPDLPTAARIALGST; via the coding sequence ATGAGCGACGCCGTCGACAACGCCGTCTCCTACACCGTCGTCGTCCCGACGACGGGGCGCGACAACCTGTTCACGTTGTTGCACACGCTCGCGCACGGCCGGGGGCCCGCGCCCACCGAGGTGCTCGTCGTGGACGACCGGCCCACATCACACGCCCCCGAACCCCTGCCCCTGCCCGAGCTCGGATTGCCCGTGCGGCGACTGGTCTCGGGCGGACGGGGTCCGGCAGCGGCCCGCAACGTCGGCTGGCGCGCGGCGACCACCGACTGGGTCGCCTTCCTCGACGACGACGTGCTCCCGAGCCAGGATTGGCCCGCCCGGCTCGTCGACGACCTCGTCGGGCTCGACGCCGATGTCGCGGCGTCGGTGGCCCGACTGGTCGTACCGCTGCCCGGGGACCGCAGACCCACGGACGACGAACGGGACACGCTCGCCCTGACCGAGGCACGATGGATCACCGCCGACATGGCCTACCGACGCCACACGCTGATCGAGGTGGGCGGCTTCGACGAGCGTTTCCCCCGCGCCTACCGGGAGGACGCCGACCTGGCGTTGCGCGTGCGCCGCGCGGGCCGACGGATCGTGCAGGGCGAGCGCGTCACCACCCATCCGCCCAAGTCCGGTGGTTTCCTCGCCAGCGTGCGCCGGCAACGGGGCAACGCCGACAACGCGTTGATGCGGGCCAAACACGGTGCCGGCTGGCGAGCGGAGGCCGGTGAGGGCCCCGGGAGGCTCGGCAGGCACGCGCTCGCCACGGTGGCGGGCGTGTCGGCGCTGGTCGCCCTCGCCGCGCGAGCCTCGAAGGCGGCGACGTTGGCGGGCGGCCTGTGGGTCGGACTGACGACCGAATTCGCCGTGCGTCGCATCGTCCCCGGACCGCGTACCCTCGGCGAGATGGCGCGGATGCTGGTCACCAGCGCCATGATCCCGCCCACCGCGTGCGCCCACCGGCTGATGGGCGAGTGGCGGGTGCGGCGTGGTCGGGCGGTGCTGTTCGACCGGGACGACACGTTGATCGAGGACGTCCCGTACCTGTCCGATCCGGAGAAGGTGCGGCCGATGCCGAAAGCGGCCGAGGCCGTGGCACTGCTGCGGGAAGCGGGGGTACCCGTCGGTGTGGTGAGCAACCAGTCCGGCATCGCCCGGGGTTACATCACACCGGAACAGCTCCGCGCAGTCACCCATCGAGTGGACGAACTGCTGGGTCCCTTCCAGACGTGGCAGCTGTGCCCGCACGGTCCCGACGACGGGTGCCCGTGTCGCAAGCCGCGCCCCACCATGGTGTTGCGGGCCGCCGAGGAACTGGGCGTGGACATCCGGCGCTGCGTCGTCATCGGCGACATCGGGTCCGATGTGGAGGCCGCGCTCACGGCGGGTGCCAAGGCCATCCTCGTGCCGACCCCACGCACCCTGCCCCACGAGATCGAACTGGCGCGCAGGTACGCCGTCGTGGCACCGGATCTGCCGACGGCGGCGCGGATCGCGTTGGGGTCGACATGA
- a CDS encoding glycosyltransferase family 9 protein: MTGRVLVARLDNIGDVLLAGPAVRAVAAHADHVALLAGPRGRAGAELLPGVDEVVEWCAPWIDPEPPEVTGESVDALVTRIRRLRLDAALVLTSFHQSPLPLALLLRLAGVPWIGAISDDYPGSLLDLRHRVDDDLPEAERALSLAHAAGFPLPEGDDGALAVRHPLPDTRALTGPDPFVVVHPAASVPARQPTEERTAGIVAALVDAGHRVIVTGAPAERDLTARVTAEAAALLRHRAAGVVDLGGATSLPELASVLAAADVVVAPNTGPAHLAAAVGTPVVSLFAPVVPSSRWAPYGVPRVVLGDQDARCKDTRARHCPVPGHPCLQIDAAEVVTAVDTLAPERGDDLVGATTTGGVS; this comes from the coding sequence ATGACGGGCCGGGTCCTCGTCGCACGGTTGGACAACATCGGCGACGTGCTGTTGGCGGGTCCGGCGGTGCGCGCCGTGGCGGCACACGCCGACCACGTCGCCCTGCTCGCGGGGCCGAGGGGGCGCGCCGGCGCGGAGCTGCTGCCCGGGGTGGACGAGGTCGTGGAGTGGTGTGCGCCCTGGATCGACCCGGAACCCCCCGAGGTCACCGGCGAGTCCGTCGACGCGCTCGTCACACGGATCCGCAGGCTACGGCTCGACGCGGCACTCGTCCTCACCTCGTTCCACCAGTCGCCGTTGCCGCTGGCGCTGCTGCTGCGGCTGGCGGGGGTGCCGTGGATCGGCGCGATCAGCGACGACTACCCCGGTTCGCTGCTCGATCTGCGGCACCGGGTCGACGACGACCTCCCCGAGGCCGAACGGGCGCTGTCACTCGCCCACGCCGCCGGATTCCCCCTGCCGGAAGGCGACGACGGCGCGCTCGCCGTACGCCACCCCCTGCCCGACACCCGCGCACTGACCGGCCCGGACCCCTTCGTGGTCGTCCACCCGGCCGCGTCGGTCCCCGCCCGACAACCGACGGAGGAACGCACCGCCGGGATCGTGGCCGCGCTCGTCGACGCGGGTCATCGCGTGATCGTCACGGGCGCCCCGGCCGAGCGGGACCTGACCGCCCGGGTCACCGCCGAGGCCGCGGCCCTGCTGCGTCACCGTGCGGCCGGGGTCGTCGACCTGGGTGGTGCCACGTCCCTGCCCGAACTCGCCTCCGTGTTGGCCGCCGCCGACGTGGTGGTCGCCCCCAACACCGGCCCGGCCCATCTCGCCGCGGCCGTGGGCACCCCCGTGGTGTCCTTGTTCGCCCCCGTGGTGCCCAGCTCCCGTTGGGCTCCCTACGGCGTCCCCCGTGTCGTGCTGGGGGACCAGGACGCACGGTGCAAGGACACCCGGGCACGGCATTGCCCCGTCCCGGGACATCCGTGCCTGCAGATCGACGCGGCGGAGGTGGTGACGGCCGTCGACACGCTCGCCCCGGAGCGTGGTGACGACCTCGTCGGCGCGACGACTACTGGAGGTGTGTCGTGA
- a CDS encoding SDR family oxidoreductase yields MKVLISGGSSGLGAATVREVLAAGGTPLVLDREPPASGVDGRVDYVCADLADTPAAESAVRELAERAGGLDAVFTAAGIDIPGSLSTISTKEWERVVQVNLLGTAAVVRAALPYLERSRGTVVTCSSTLGLRSVSDATAYCASKAGVVGFTRALAAETAGRIGVTLLVPGGMDTAFFDGRDDQYKPPPDAKLNRPEHVAKAVLHALRQPAGCEVREMVVCHSEEGSWP; encoded by the coding sequence ATGAAAGTTCTGATCAGCGGCGGATCGTCGGGATTGGGCGCCGCGACCGTCCGGGAGGTCCTCGCCGCGGGCGGCACGCCGCTCGTCCTCGACCGCGAACCTCCGGCATCCGGTGTGGACGGTCGGGTGGATTACGTGTGCGCCGACCTGGCCGACACCCCCGCCGCCGAGAGCGCCGTACGTGAACTGGCCGAACGTGCGGGTGGGCTCGACGCCGTGTTCACCGCGGCGGGGATCGACATCCCGGGCAGTCTGAGCACGATCTCCACCAAGGAGTGGGAACGGGTCGTCCAGGTCAACCTCCTGGGCACCGCCGCCGTCGTGCGGGCCGCCCTGCCCTACCTCGAACGGTCGCGCGGCACCGTGGTGACGTGTTCGTCCACATTGGGCCTGCGCTCGGTGTCCGACGCCACGGCGTACTGCGCGTCCAAGGCCGGTGTCGTCGGGTTCACCCGTGCGCTCGCCGCCGAGACCGCGGGCCGGATCGGCGTCACGCTGCTGGTGCCCGGCGGCATGGACACCGCGTTCTTCGACGGCAGGGACGACCAGTACAAACCTCCGCCGGACGCGAAGCTCAACCGGCCCGAGCACGTGGCCAAGGCCGTCCTCCACGCACTGCGGCAGCCGGCGGGTTGCGAGGTGCGGGAGATGGTCGTCTGCCACTCCGAAGAGGGGTCATGGCCGTAA
- a CDS encoding glycosyltransferase family 9 protein, whose translation MAVTLVLRALGLGDLLTAVPALRALRRARPDDELVLAAPAPLEPLVSLLDAVDVLLPTPGLGALRHGVGAPFRPDLAVNLHGSGPQSIADLLTTRPERLITHRHPDFPRLDGPAWKGDLHEVERWGVLLACHGIPVDPEELWLPPPSEPSPAPGAVVIHPGAAFPARRWPPERFAAVARALTHDVTRTVETDGREAGARPVIVTGDEAERPLATEVAERAGLGREAVFVGQDLAGLAALVADAALVVCGDTGVGHLATAFGTPSVLLFGPTPPDLWGPPTTRPQHVVLWSGTVGDPHAPTPDPGLLRLTVPAVLEAARTLLVGGVPCRTNTAGLPPDQGGPTGKTGSRSVSSARAMSD comes from the coding sequence ATGGCCGTAACGCTCGTGTTGCGCGCGCTCGGGCTCGGCGATCTGTTGACCGCCGTGCCCGCGCTCCGTGCCCTGCGTCGGGCGCGGCCGGACGACGAGCTGGTGCTGGCCGCGCCCGCGCCGTTGGAACCGCTGGTGTCGCTGCTCGACGCCGTGGACGTCCTGCTCCCCACACCGGGCCTGGGAGCGTTGCGGCACGGCGTCGGGGCGCCGTTCCGTCCCGATCTCGCCGTGAACCTCCACGGCAGCGGACCGCAGAGCATCGCCGACCTGCTCACCACCCGCCCGGAAAGGCTCATCACCCACCGGCATCCGGACTTCCCCCGGCTCGACGGTCCCGCCTGGAAAGGCGATCTGCACGAGGTGGAGCGGTGGGGTGTGTTGCTGGCCTGTCACGGCATCCCCGTCGATCCGGAGGAGCTGTGGTTGCCGCCGCCTTCCGAACCGAGTCCCGCACCGGGCGCGGTGGTGATCCACCCCGGTGCGGCCTTCCCGGCCCGCCGATGGCCCCCGGAACGGTTCGCCGCCGTCGCGCGCGCCCTCACCCACGACGTCACCCGCACGGTTGAGACGGATGGCCGGGAGGCCGGGGCCAGGCCCGTGATCGTCACCGGTGACGAGGCGGAACGTCCGTTGGCCACCGAGGTCGCCGAGCGCGCGGGGCTCGGTCGCGAGGCCGTGTTCGTGGGTCAGGACCTCGCGGGCTTGGCGGCGCTCGTGGCCGACGCCGCCCTGGTCGTCTGCGGGGACACGGGTGTCGGCCACCTCGCCACCGCCTTCGGAACCCCGTCGGTCCTGTTGTTCGGGCCGACGCCACCGGACCTGTGGGGCCCACCCACCACCCGGCCGCAGCACGTGGTGTTGTGGTCGGGCACCGTCGGTGATCCTCACGCACCGACCCCGGACCCGGGACTGCTGCGGCTCACCGTGCCCGCCGTGCTCGAGGCGGCGCGGACGCTGCTCGTCGGAGGTGTTCCATGTCGGACCAACACAGCAGGCCTGCCGCCCGACCAGGGAGGTCCCACCGGGAAGACCGGCTCACGGTCGGTGTCGTCGGCACGGGCTATGTCGGACTGA